A genome region from Brachymonas denitrificans includes the following:
- a CDS encoding histidine phosphatase family protein, which produces MATLHLIRHGQANFSGEDYDELSPIGKEQAALTGAWLAQRGLMPQRAYAGTLCRQQDSARAALQAAGLDLPVAILPELDELDHQNIIAAWNPEFADMAALRCWLRAQEHPRRAFQQIFEAAMRAWLAAAPDDARYRESWPRFQARSVQALQQMLRDSSGCANVWAFSSGGPVAAICQHLLGMDNARTLGLSWTLANASITRILWPAHAPERASVQCLNGFAHLEGVPDMLTWR; this is translated from the coding sequence ATGGCGACACTGCACCTGATCCGCCACGGGCAGGCGAACTTCTCCGGCGAGGACTATGACGAGCTCAGCCCGATCGGCAAGGAGCAGGCGGCGCTGACCGGCGCCTGGCTGGCGCAACGCGGCCTGATGCCGCAGCGCGCCTATGCCGGTACCCTGTGCCGCCAGCAGGACAGCGCGCGCGCCGCGCTGCAGGCGGCGGGGCTGGATCTGCCGGTTGCCATCCTCCCCGAGCTGGATGAGCTCGACCACCAGAACATCATCGCGGCCTGGAACCCCGAGTTCGCCGACATGGCCGCCTTGCGCTGCTGGCTGCGCGCGCAGGAACATCCGCGCCGCGCCTTCCAGCAGATTTTCGAGGCCGCCATGCGCGCCTGGCTCGCCGCCGCGCCGGACGACGCGCGTTACCGCGAAAGCTGGCCCCGGTTCCAGGCGCGCAGCGTGCAGGCGCTGCAGCAGATGCTGCGCGACAGCAGCGGCTGCGCGAATGTGTGGGCCTTCAGCTCGGGCGGGCCGGTGGCCGCCATCTGCCAGCATCTGCTGGGCATGGACAATGCACGGACGCTGGGCCTGAGCTGGACGCTGGCCAATGCCAGCATCACGCGCATTCTCTGGCCCGCCCATGCACCGGAACGCGCCAGCGTGCAGTGCCTGAATGGATTCGCCCATCTGGAGGGCGTGCCGGATATGCTGACCTGGCGTTGA